A window of the Agrococcus jejuensis genome harbors these coding sequences:
- a CDS encoding TetR family transcriptional regulator, with protein sequence MDPRAVRSRAALHAAVLEATREQPIAAVTAAALCRAAGVTRDTFYRHAASPAALLADALRAELEGVIATFGDERGRMLAASGGFRAGTRALLAHVAEHEVVYRHALQSDASSEVRAMLVGFIRGALVAHALAEPGGGEDALALEVAAAYAAAGTVGAIDAWMRSTPLDVERGTSLIMAASPDYWLASTGEEHPTA encoded by the coding sequence ATGGATCCCCGTGCAGTTCGCTCCCGTGCCGCGCTGCATGCCGCGGTGCTGGAGGCGACGCGCGAGCAGCCGATCGCAGCGGTGACCGCGGCGGCGCTCTGCCGTGCGGCAGGGGTCACGCGCGACACGTTCTATCGCCACGCGGCCTCGCCGGCGGCGCTGCTCGCGGATGCGCTGCGCGCCGAGCTCGAGGGCGTGATCGCGACGTTCGGCGACGAGCGCGGCCGCATGCTCGCGGCGTCGGGCGGGTTCCGCGCCGGCACGCGGGCGCTGCTCGCGCACGTCGCCGAGCACGAGGTCGTCTACCGGCACGCGTTGCAGTCGGATGCGTCGAGCGAGGTGCGCGCGATGCTCGTGGGCTTCATCCGCGGCGCGCTCGTGGCGCACGCGCTCGCCGAGCCGGGCGGCGGCGAGGATGCGCTCGCGCTCGAGGTGGCGGCGGCGTACGCGGCGGCGGGCACGGTGGGGGCGATCGACGCGTGGATGCGGTCGACCCCGCTCGACGTGGAGCGCGGCACGTCGCTCATCATGGCGGCGTCGCCCGACTACTGGCTCGCGTCGACGGGCGAGGAGCACCCCACGGCGTGA
- a CDS encoding cation transporter, whose product MSALAPVRRAILERRVRIVVAITITWNVVEAIVAIAAGTVASSAALVGFGLDSIVEVLSAAAVAWQFSARDPQRRERVALRVIAIAFFALATYVGIDAAIALVMQERPDPSPVGIAIAALSLAVMPFLSWFERRTGRELGSATAVADSKQTLLCTYLSAALPVGLLANALLGWWWADAVAALAIAVIAVREGVLAWRGEGCCAVPGGHGRADDVDHEHDGDQAAPTCSCCAVADPR is encoded by the coding sequence ATGAGCGCCCTCGCCCCGGTCCGCCGCGCCATCCTCGAACGTCGCGTGCGCATCGTCGTCGCCATCACGATCACGTGGAACGTCGTCGAGGCCATCGTGGCGATCGCCGCGGGCACCGTCGCATCGTCGGCAGCGCTCGTGGGCTTCGGGCTCGACTCCATCGTGGAGGTGCTCTCGGCCGCCGCCGTCGCGTGGCAGTTCTCGGCGCGCGATCCCCAGCGGCGCGAGCGGGTCGCGCTGCGCGTCATCGCCATCGCGTTCTTCGCGCTCGCGACCTACGTCGGCATCGACGCCGCGATCGCCCTCGTGATGCAGGAGCGCCCCGACCCGAGCCCCGTCGGCATCGCCATCGCGGCGCTCAGCCTCGCGGTCATGCCGTTCCTCAGCTGGTTCGAGCGCCGCACGGGCCGCGAGCTCGGCTCGGCCACGGCCGTCGCCGACTCCAAGCAGACGCTGCTGTGCACGTACCTCTCGGCCGCGCTGCCCGTGGGCCTGCTCGCGAACGCGCTGCTCGGCTGGTGGTGGGCGGATGCGGTCGCGGCGCTCGCGATCGCCGTGATCGCCGTGCGCGAGGGCGTGCTCGCGTGGCGCGGCGAGGGATGCTGCGCCGTGCCTGGCGGGCACGGGCGCGCCGACGACGTCGACCATGAGCATGACGGCGACCAGGCGGCGCCGACATGCTCCTGCTGCGCGGTCGCCGACCCGCGTTGA
- a CDS encoding VanZ family protein, translating into MLSTVLAAYPWLAPSLLAAVVVVGPFVAWALAGWRRAATALAVAAIVVVGLLTLWPSGIAALDGCELSWSPNLLAPEPLANVVLLVPVGLLLAVATRQPILAALLGAVLAAGIELTQAIVPAVGRSCTLDDWVANAIGSVLGAALGAIGVALADWRRRERAHEHRHAGR; encoded by the coding sequence ATGCTGTCGACGGTCCTCGCCGCGTACCCGTGGCTCGCGCCGTCGCTGCTCGCGGCCGTCGTGGTCGTCGGCCCGTTCGTCGCGTGGGCGCTCGCGGGCTGGCGGCGCGCCGCGACCGCCCTCGCCGTCGCCGCGATCGTCGTCGTGGGCCTGCTGACGCTGTGGCCGTCGGGCATCGCGGCGCTCGACGGCTGCGAGCTGTCGTGGTCGCCGAACCTGCTCGCGCCCGAGCCGCTCGCGAACGTCGTGCTGCTCGTGCCCGTCGGGCTGCTGCTCGCCGTCGCGACGCGGCAGCCCATCCTCGCGGCGCTCCTCGGCGCCGTGCTCGCGGCCGGCATCGAGCTGACGCAGGCGATCGTGCCCGCGGTCGGCCGCTCGTGCACGCTCGACGACTGGGTCGCGAACGCCATCGGGTCCGTGCTCGGCGCGGCGCTCGGCGCGATCGGCGTCGCGCTCGCGGACTGGCGCCGGCGCGAGCGCGCACACGAGCACCGGCACGCCGGGCGCTGA
- a CDS encoding ArsR/SmtB family transcription factor, with amino-acid sequence MLTHPAPTDRDRAVDAMVRVGRAMGDATRARILLALVEAPQHPSGLADALALTRPNVSNHLACLRGCGLVVAQPEGRRTRYALADRHLATAIQALTDTVLAVDAGTTCDDPDCLQRGCCA; translated from the coding sequence ATGCTGACCCATCCCGCGCCCACCGACCGCGACCGCGCCGTCGACGCCATGGTGCGCGTCGGGCGGGCGATGGGGGATGCGACGCGGGCGCGCATCCTGCTCGCCCTGGTCGAGGCGCCGCAGCACCCGAGCGGCCTCGCCGACGCCCTCGCGCTCACGCGCCCGAACGTCTCCAACCACCTCGCGTGCCTACGCGGCTGCGGTCTCGTCGTCGCCCAGCCCGAAGGGCGGCGCACGCGCTACGCGCTCGCCGACCGCCACCTGGCCACGGCGATCCAGGCGCTCACCGACACCGTGCTGGCCGTCGACGCCGGCACGACGTGCGACGACCCCGACTGCCTGCAGCGCGGATGCTGCGCATGA
- a CDS encoding alpha/beta fold hydrolase: MTFAPHPVTAIDVVPAATTRRGRVLVLQGRGDAPAHYARLANRLAVDGYEVGIAQVPPATPAEVAAAWAAFVEGTEQPQVVVAADTAAGLVAAALAEGIVDASPSAVVLAGLAVPGAARAEAEGDETQELRSACPIHAGVVRAAGARALADSAIDPVWPEGAAALPVLAIHGAADAIAPLEDATALLARWHAEVVVVAGGLHDVLNDVAHRSVAAEIVQLLERVRLDAAAAPILERRAA; this comes from the coding sequence GTGACCTTCGCTCCGCATCCCGTCACCGCGATCGACGTCGTGCCCGCCGCCACGACCCGCCGCGGCCGCGTGCTCGTGCTGCAGGGCCGCGGCGACGCCCCCGCGCACTACGCGCGGCTCGCGAACCGGCTCGCGGTCGACGGCTACGAGGTGGGCATCGCGCAGGTGCCGCCGGCGACGCCCGCCGAGGTGGCCGCGGCCTGGGCCGCGTTCGTCGAGGGCACCGAGCAGCCGCAGGTCGTCGTCGCCGCCGACACCGCCGCCGGGCTCGTCGCCGCCGCGCTCGCCGAGGGCATCGTCGACGCGTCGCCGTCGGCCGTCGTGCTCGCCGGCCTCGCCGTGCCGGGCGCCGCGCGCGCCGAGGCCGAGGGCGACGAGACGCAGGAGCTGCGCAGCGCCTGCCCCATCCACGCGGGAGTCGTGCGCGCCGCCGGGGCGAGGGCGCTCGCCGACTCGGCCATCGACCCCGTCTGGCCCGAGGGGGCTGCAGCCCTGCCGGTGCTCGCCATCCACGGCGCCGCCGACGCCATCGCGCCCCTCGAAGACGCGACGGCGCTGCTCGCCAGGTGGCACGCCGAGGTCGTCGTCGTGGCCGGCGGCCTGCACGACGTGCTCAACGACGTCGCGCACCGCTCGGTCGCGGCCGAGATCGTGCAGCTGCTCGAGCGCGTGCGTCTCGACGCCGCAGCCGCGCCCATCCTCGAGCGGCGCGCGGCATGA
- a CDS encoding TetR family transcriptional regulator → MPRWEAGARDRLQLAALDLFASAGYERATVAEIAAAAGLTERTFFRHFADKREVLFGDPGVFDAAFLDAVAAEPRADAASLVQAALAGGAGFFPDERRAWSARRQAVIDATLALQERELLKLSGLAASLATAFADRGVPQRTAVLAAEGCVAMFRTAFAEWIADGETRAFATIADEVVAGWRALLATG, encoded by the coding sequence ATGCCTCGATGGGAAGCCGGCGCACGCGACCGCCTGCAGCTCGCCGCGCTCGACCTGTTCGCGAGCGCCGGCTACGAGCGCGCGACCGTCGCCGAGATCGCCGCGGCCGCGGGACTCACCGAGCGCACCTTCTTCCGCCACTTCGCCGACAAGCGCGAGGTGCTCTTCGGCGACCCCGGCGTGTTCGACGCGGCCTTCCTCGACGCCGTCGCCGCCGAGCCCCGCGCCGACGCCGCCTCGCTCGTGCAGGCCGCGCTCGCGGGCGGCGCGGGCTTCTTCCCCGACGAGCGCCGCGCCTGGTCGGCGCGCAGGCAGGCCGTCATCGACGCGACGCTCGCGCTGCAGGAGCGCGAGCTGCTCAAGCTCTCGGGCCTCGCCGCATCCCTCGCGACGGCCTTCGCCGACCGCGGCGTGCCGCAGCGCACAGCCGTGCTCGCGGCCGAGGGATGCGTCGCGATGTTCCGCACGGCCTTCGCCGAGTGGATCGCCGACGGCGAGACGCGCGCGTTCGCGACGATCGCCGACGAGGTCGTCGCCGGCTGGCGCGCGCTGCTCGCGACAGGCTGA
- a CDS encoding LLM class flavin-dependent oxidoreductase has product MHLGLWAPIYGGFLRNVGDEGMPATWATIRDVAQTADRLGFHTVLVPELYLNDRKGTDQPSLEAWALTAAILATTERLRVMTAIRPGFHLPAVAAKTLSTLSDIAPGRIALNVVAAWWAEEARQFGGHFPAHDERYEQATEFVEVLLGTLRESPFSYDGRFFQAHDTVVEPKPAVLPGVFAGGESDAGREAIAGFADSYAIHGGTVEEVREKVADVHARRRRLVGEPLREVAMSAYVIVRDTEEEAQAELERITTVDPSSPGYASFQEFTANSALDVAVSAREYSVGTRGLRPNLVGTPEQVAERIRAYDNAGVTLLLIQSSPLAPELERIARDLAPLLDRSLVAAS; this is encoded by the coding sequence ATGCATCTCGGACTCTGGGCACCCATCTACGGCGGATTCCTCCGCAACGTCGGCGACGAGGGCATGCCCGCGACGTGGGCGACGATCCGCGACGTCGCGCAGACGGCCGACCGGCTCGGCTTCCACACCGTGCTCGTGCCCGAGCTGTACCTCAACGACCGCAAGGGCACCGACCAGCCGAGCCTCGAGGCGTGGGCGCTCACGGCCGCGATCCTCGCGACCACCGAGCGGCTGCGCGTCATGACGGCCATCCGCCCCGGCTTCCACCTGCCTGCCGTCGCGGCGAAGACGCTCTCGACGCTGTCGGACATCGCGCCCGGCCGCATCGCCCTCAACGTCGTCGCGGCGTGGTGGGCCGAGGAGGCGCGGCAGTTCGGCGGGCACTTCCCGGCGCACGACGAGCGGTACGAGCAGGCGACGGAGTTCGTGGAGGTGCTGCTCGGCACGCTGCGCGAGTCGCCGTTCTCGTACGACGGCCGCTTCTTCCAGGCGCACGACACCGTCGTCGAGCCGAAGCCCGCGGTGCTGCCCGGCGTCTTCGCCGGCGGCGAGAGCGACGCGGGCCGTGAGGCGATCGCGGGCTTCGCCGACTCGTACGCCATCCACGGCGGCACGGTCGAGGAGGTGCGCGAGAAGGTCGCCGACGTGCACGCGCGTCGCCGCAGGCTCGTGGGGGAGCCGCTGCGCGAGGTCGCGATGAGCGCCTACGTCATCGTGCGCGACACCGAGGAGGAGGCGCAGGCCGAGCTCGAGCGCATCACGACCGTCGACCCGTCGTCGCCCGGCTATGCGTCGTTCCAGGAGTTCACGGCGAACTCGGCGCTCGACGTCGCCGTCTCGGCCCGCGAGTACTCCGTCGGCACGCGCGGCCTGCGCCCGAACCTCGTCGGCACGCCCGAGCAGGTGGCCGAGCGCATCCGCGCGTACGACAATGCGGGCGTCACGCTGCTGCTCATCCAGTCGTCGCCGCTCGCGCCCGAGCTCGAGCGCATCGCGCGCGATCTCGCGCCGCTGCTCGACCGCTCGCTCGTCGCGGCGTCGTAG
- a CDS encoding NAD-dependent epimerase/dehydratase family protein translates to MRAFVTGASGWIGSATVAELIEAGHEVVGLVRSDRAAAAVEALGATALRGDLDDLDSLRRGADAADAVVHLANKHDWANPAESNRAERAAVETLADALRGSDHRLVLASGLAMLGLDRAITEADETQAIGPDSARGGAEHLALSLVDEGVASIAMRFAPTVHGRGDHGFIAEVVAAAARTGVAGYVGDGTVPWAAVHRSDAARLVRLAAEGAPAGARLHAVAETAVTGRAIAEAIGARLGLPTASIDPADAVAHFGFIGRFLGVPMAATSTATQAMLGWTPTGPTLVDDLAAGAYDHAA, encoded by the coding sequence ATGCGCGCATTCGTCACCGGAGCGAGCGGCTGGATCGGATCGGCCACGGTCGCCGAGCTCATCGAGGCAGGGCACGAGGTCGTCGGCCTCGTGCGATCCGACCGTGCCGCCGCCGCCGTCGAGGCGCTCGGCGCCACCGCGCTGCGCGGCGACCTCGACGATCTCGACTCGCTGCGCCGAGGCGCCGACGCAGCCGACGCCGTCGTGCACCTCGCCAACAAGCACGACTGGGCGAACCCCGCCGAGTCGAACCGCGCCGAGCGCGCCGCCGTCGAGACGCTCGCCGACGCGCTGCGCGGCAGCGACCACCGGCTCGTGCTTGCCTCCGGGCTCGCGATGCTCGGCCTCGACCGCGCCATCACCGAGGCCGACGAGACGCAGGCCATCGGACCCGACTCCGCACGCGGCGGCGCCGAGCACCTCGCGCTCTCGCTCGTCGACGAGGGCGTCGCATCCATCGCCATGCGCTTCGCGCCCACGGTGCACGGGCGCGGCGACCACGGGTTCATCGCCGAGGTCGTCGCCGCCGCTGCGCGCACGGGCGTCGCCGGCTACGTCGGCGACGGCACCGTGCCGTGGGCCGCCGTGCACCGCAGCGACGCCGCGCGACTCGTGCGGCTCGCAGCCGAGGGCGCGCCCGCAGGCGCGCGACTGCACGCCGTCGCCGAGACGGCCGTCACCGGACGCGCGATCGCCGAGGCCATCGGGGCACGGCTCGGGCTGCCGACCGCATCCATCGATCCCGCGGATGCCGTGGCCCACTTCGGGTTCATCGGGCGCTTCCTCGGGGTGCCGATGGCGGCGACGAGCACGGCCACGCAGGCGATGCTCGGCTGGACGCCCACGGGGCCGACGCTCGTCGACGACCTCGCCGCCGGCGCGTACGACCACGCCGCCTGA
- a CDS encoding DUF559 domain-containing protein: MEPPVEHGVDDVETAFRCLLGCGTREDIVVVADSLLHLRLATRDELERWVADGPARAIKAVRWVDAAESGLETMTRVRLRSHRVRVRPQVWIEDMRVDLVVGDVLVIECDGGEHHASWAAQAADRARDRRLTTLGYVVVRLTYRQIVDDWDAVERDLLALVRAHRRRTRRNVRESGPSRR; the protein is encoded by the coding sequence GTGGAGCCTCCCGTCGAGCATGGCGTCGACGACGTCGAGACCGCCTTCCGCTGCCTCTTGGGCTGCGGCACCCGGGAGGACATCGTGGTCGTCGCCGACTCGTTGCTGCACCTGCGACTGGCCACGCGCGACGAGCTCGAACGGTGGGTCGCGGATGGGCCAGCGCGAGCCATCAAGGCGGTGCGCTGGGTCGACGCCGCGGAGTCGGGCCTCGAGACGATGACGCGCGTGCGGCTTCGCAGCCACCGCGTGCGCGTCCGGCCGCAGGTCTGGATCGAGGACATGCGCGTCGACCTCGTGGTCGGCGACGTGCTCGTCATCGAATGCGACGGCGGCGAGCACCATGCATCCTGGGCTGCCCAAGCGGCCGATCGCGCACGCGACCGCCGACTCACGACGCTGGGCTACGTCGTCGTGCGCCTCACGTATCGCCAGATCGTCGACGACTGGGATGCGGTCGAACGCGACCTGTTGGCGCTCGTGCGAGCGCACCGACGACGGACCCGACGCAATGTGCGCGAATCCGGGCCTTCGCGGCGCTGA
- a CDS encoding 2,3-butanediol dehydrogenase, with product MRAARFHGKEDVRIEDVADPTPGPGQVLLRNAFAGICGSDLHVYFAPEASGLDFAHPHPLTGSMPPQILGHEFSGTVEALGEGVEGVAVGDRVAVWPIYACGECAACRRGKPNVCTRIGFHGLTSDGGGMAERTVVDASKVHVLPESVSLELGALVEPMAVAWHAVEQSGIAAGGTALVAGAGPIGIGTWFALKAHGVERVLVSEPSAERRAIIEALGAQTVDPVAGDLAAAVAALTDGDGVDAAFDAAGAAPAILTAIPQLTPGGRLVIVAMHERPVELAPVSLLMTETAIVGTLAYTQADFDGVIAAMAQGVYDTTGWVEHAGLDDVVASFARLRGGAGAKILVAA from the coding sequence ATGCGCGCTGCGCGATTCCACGGCAAGGAGGACGTCCGCATCGAGGACGTCGCCGACCCCACCCCCGGTCCCGGCCAGGTGCTGCTGCGCAACGCGTTCGCGGGCATCTGCGGCTCCGACCTGCACGTGTACTTCGCCCCCGAGGCGTCGGGGCTCGACTTCGCGCACCCGCATCCGCTCACCGGATCGATGCCGCCGCAGATCCTCGGGCACGAGTTCTCGGGCACCGTCGAGGCGCTCGGCGAGGGCGTCGAGGGCGTGGCCGTGGGCGACCGCGTCGCCGTGTGGCCGATCTACGCGTGCGGCGAGTGCGCCGCGTGCCGCCGCGGCAAGCCGAACGTGTGCACGCGCATCGGCTTCCACGGCCTGACGTCGGATGGCGGCGGCATGGCCGAGCGCACGGTCGTCGACGCGTCGAAGGTGCACGTGCTGCCCGAGTCGGTGTCGCTCGAGCTGGGCGCGCTCGTCGAGCCCATGGCCGTCGCGTGGCACGCCGTCGAGCAGTCGGGCATCGCCGCGGGCGGCACGGCGCTCGTCGCCGGCGCGGGCCCCATCGGCATCGGCACGTGGTTCGCGCTGAAGGCGCACGGCGTGGAGCGCGTGCTCGTGTCCGAGCCGAGCGCCGAGCGTCGCGCGATCATCGAGGCGCTCGGCGCCCAGACCGTCGACCCCGTCGCGGGGGACCTCGCCGCGGCCGTCGCCGCGCTCACCGACGGGGACGGCGTGGATGCCGCGTTCGACGCCGCCGGCGCAGCCCCGGCCATCCTCACCGCGATCCCGCAGCTCACGCCCGGCGGCCGCCTCGTGATCGTGGCGATGCACGAGCGCCCCGTCGAGCTCGCGCCCGTGTCGCTGCTCATGACCGAGACGGCGATCGTCGGCACGCTCGCGTACACGCAGGCCGACTTCGACGGCGTCATCGCCGCGATGGCGCAGGGCGTGTACGACACGACCGGATGGGTCGAGCACGCAGGTCTCGACGACGTCGTGGCGTCGTTCGCGCGTCTGCGCGGCGGTGCCGGCGCGAAGATCCTCGTCGCCGCCTGA
- a CDS encoding O-acetylhomoserine aminocarboxypropyltransferase/cysteine synthase family protein, whose protein sequence is MTGAATSQVRGGAPVHAPHNPAVVPIYQTAAYAFESWEAARDIFALRKAGNLYSRTGNPTQTLLEQRIAELDGGVAALGTASGQSAVAIALLALAAPGGHIVAGSGLYGGTVDLLTDTLPDLGITATLVDQDDPQAWRAAIEPGTRALLVESIGNPTSAVPDLDAIARIAKEAGVPLVVDNTVATPALLRPIEHGADIVVYSATKALGGHGTSLGGLIVDLGTFDFGAQPERWPQLTEPYARVGDVVLWERFGRERSAFLVLAKTRWSHDLGPALSPYNAQQILLGIETLDLRVQRQSTTAREIAAHLHAHPLVAEVHHPSVPGNPYADAADRLLPHGTGGVFSFEPADGADAVPGIVDALTHFTLAANIGDARSLVIHPSTTTHSHLTDAQLELAGFTRATIRLSIGLETPADLIADLDRALALAHESALSTIDA, encoded by the coding sequence ATGACCGGCGCCGCCACGAGCCAGGTGCGCGGCGGCGCACCCGTGCACGCGCCGCACAACCCCGCCGTCGTGCCGATCTACCAGACCGCCGCCTACGCGTTCGAGTCGTGGGAGGCCGCGCGCGACATCTTCGCGCTGCGCAAGGCGGGCAACCTCTACAGCCGCACCGGCAACCCCACCCAGACGCTGCTCGAGCAGCGCATCGCCGAGCTCGACGGCGGCGTCGCGGCGCTCGGCACCGCATCAGGCCAATCGGCCGTCGCCATCGCGCTGCTGGCGCTCGCTGCTCCCGGCGGCCACATCGTGGCGGGCTCGGGCCTCTACGGCGGCACGGTCGACCTGCTCACCGACACGTTGCCCGACCTCGGCATCACGGCGACGCTCGTCGACCAGGACGACCCGCAGGCGTGGCGCGCGGCGATCGAGCCGGGCACGCGCGCGCTGCTCGTCGAGTCGATCGGCAACCCCACCTCCGCCGTGCCCGACCTCGACGCGATCGCGCGGATCGCGAAGGAGGCGGGCGTGCCGCTCGTCGTCGACAACACCGTCGCGACGCCCGCGCTGCTGCGCCCGATCGAGCACGGCGCCGACATCGTCGTCTACTCGGCGACCAAGGCGCTCGGCGGCCACGGCACGTCGCTCGGCGGCCTCATCGTCGACCTCGGCACGTTCGACTTCGGCGCGCAGCCCGAGCGCTGGCCGCAGCTCACCGAGCCGTACGCGCGCGTCGGCGACGTCGTGCTGTGGGAGCGCTTCGGCCGCGAGCGCAGCGCATTCCTCGTGCTGGCGAAGACCCGCTGGAGCCACGACCTCGGGCCTGCGCTGTCGCCGTACAACGCGCAGCAGATCCTGCTCGGCATCGAGACGCTCGACCTGCGCGTCCAGCGCCAGAGCACCACGGCGCGCGAGATCGCGGCGCACCTGCACGCGCATCCGCTCGTCGCCGAGGTGCACCATCCGTCGGTGCCCGGCAACCCGTATGCGGATGCCGCGGACCGGCTGCTGCCGCACGGCACGGGCGGCGTGTTCTCGTTCGAGCCCGCGGACGGCGCCGACGCGGTGCCGGGGATCGTGGATGCGCTCACGCACTTCACGCTCGCCGCCAACATCGGCGACGCGCGCTCGCTCGTCATCCACCCGTCGACGACGACGCACTCGCACCTCACCGACGCGCAGCTCGAGCTCGCCGGCTTCACGCGCGCCACCATCCGCCTGTCGATCGGGCTCGAGACGCCCGCCGACCTCATCGCCGACCTCGACCGGGCGCTCGCGCTCGCGCACGAGTCGGCCCTCAGCACGATCGACGCGTAG
- a CDS encoding inorganic pyrophosphatase, which produces MADLFATLDALVESSSIVIDRPKGSTHPRHAEVVYPVDYGYLEGTTAGDGDGIDVFRGSASGAGVVGVTVSVDLGKRDAEVKVLLDCSPADVDAIRALVVDRLDVGAIVLLREP; this is translated from the coding sequence ATGGCCGACCTCTTCGCGACGCTCGACGCCCTCGTCGAGTCGTCGAGCATCGTCATCGACCGCCCGAAGGGCTCGACGCATCCCCGCCACGCGGAGGTCGTCTACCCCGTCGACTACGGCTACCTCGAGGGCACGACCGCGGGCGACGGCGATGGCATCGACGTGTTCCGCGGCTCGGCGTCGGGGGCCGGCGTCGTCGGCGTGACGGTGTCGGTCGACCTCGGCAAGCGCGACGCCGAGGTGAAGGTGCTGCTCGACTGCTCCCCCGCCGACGTCGACGCCATCCGCGCGCTCGTGGTCGACCGGCTCGACGTCGGCGCGATCGTGCTGCTGCGCGAGCCCTGA
- a CDS encoding oxidoreductase, with amino-acid sequence MPSITDPLTIRGLTLRNRIWVAPMCMYSVETLDGVPGAWHRAHYGALATGGTGLLTVEASAVVPEGRISRQDAGIWDDAQRDAWRPIVDFAHARGAAIGIQLAHAGAKASIRPAFGHDAGTGSLPIADGGWQTVSSSAGSVMGLADARALSVDEARDVVDAFIAAAVRAADAGFDLVEVHGAHGYLLHQFLSPLWNTRDDELGGDLAGRATLLLEVVRGIRAALPDMPMMVRLSATDWTDGGLTEDDAATIAGWAQDAGADLVDASSGGLVRAAIPVGPGYQAHLAQRIAAVDVPTSAVGIIETGEQAQAIVDSGVDAVRVGRAALRDPHLPIRWARELGVDVDWVPPQYERAY; translated from the coding sequence ATGCCGTCGATCACCGACCCGCTGACCATCCGCGGGCTCACGCTGCGCAACCGCATCTGGGTCGCCCCCATGTGCATGTACTCCGTCGAGACGCTCGACGGCGTGCCCGGCGCCTGGCACCGCGCGCACTACGGCGCGCTCGCCACCGGCGGCACGGGCCTGCTCACCGTCGAGGCGTCGGCCGTCGTGCCCGAGGGACGCATCTCGCGGCAGGACGCCGGCATCTGGGATGACGCGCAGCGCGACGCCTGGCGGCCCATCGTCGACTTCGCGCACGCGCGCGGCGCAGCCATCGGCATCCAGCTCGCCCACGCCGGCGCGAAGGCGTCGATCCGCCCCGCGTTCGGCCACGACGCCGGCACCGGCTCGCTGCCCATCGCCGACGGCGGCTGGCAGACCGTGTCGTCGTCGGCAGGCTCGGTCATGGGCCTCGCGGATGCGCGCGCCCTGAGCGTCGACGAGGCGCGCGACGTCGTCGACGCGTTCATCGCCGCCGCCGTGCGCGCCGCCGACGCCGGCTTCGACCTCGTCGAGGTGCACGGCGCCCACGGCTACCTGCTGCACCAGTTCCTCTCGCCGCTGTGGAACACGCGCGACGACGAGCTCGGCGGCGACCTCGCCGGCCGCGCGACCCTGCTGCTCGAGGTCGTGCGCGGCATCCGCGCCGCCCTGCCCGACATGCCGATGATGGTGCGCCTGTCGGCGACCGACTGGACCGACGGCGGCCTCACCGAGGACGACGCCGCCACGATCGCCGGCTGGGCGCAGGATGCGGGCGCCGACCTCGTCGACGCCTCGTCGGGCGGCCTCGTGCGCGCCGCGATCCCCGTCGGCCCCGGCTACCAGGCGCACCTCGCGCAGCGCATCGCCGCCGTCGACGTGCCCACCTCGGCCGTCGGCATCATCGAGACGGGCGAGCAGGCGCAGGCCATCGTCGACTCCGGCGTCGACGCCGTGCGCGTCGGCCGCGCCGCCCTGCGCGACCCGCACCTGCCCATCCGCTGGGCCCGCGAGCTGGGCGTCGACGTCGACTGGGTGCCGCCGCAGTACGAGCGGGCGTACTGA
- a CDS encoding VanZ family protein produces MIATLLLPSAAVGMTVLAAFAIAGPLAAWWLASRRRTAGVLAAAALVPLLLLTLSPTRRSMTFGCAVDWSPQLTAAEPLANVLLFVPFVLLLAVATRRPVRAALAGSALSFGIEGVQAVVTQIGRSCDTSDWIANTTGAAIGATLAAVGLGFARWQRRSRTGGQAAQGTTTREVPLRAW; encoded by the coding sequence GTGATCGCCACGCTGCTGCTGCCGTCGGCGGCCGTCGGCATGACGGTGCTCGCGGCCTTCGCGATCGCCGGCCCGCTCGCGGCGTGGTGGCTCGCATCCCGCCGCCGCACCGCCGGCGTGCTCGCGGCCGCGGCGCTCGTGCCGCTGCTGCTGCTCACGCTGTCGCCGACGCGGCGGTCGATGACCTTCGGCTGCGCCGTCGACTGGAGCCCGCAGCTCACGGCCGCCGAGCCGCTCGCGAACGTGCTGCTCTTCGTGCCGTTCGTGCTGCTGCTCGCCGTCGCGACCCGACGCCCGGTGCGGGCGGCGCTGGCCGGCTCGGCACTGTCGTTCGGCATCGAGGGCGTGCAGGCCGTCGTGACGCAGATCGGTCGCTCGTGCGACACGAGCGACTGGATCGCGAACACGACGGGCGCCGCGATCGGCGCGACCCTCGCGGCCGTCGGCCTGGGCTTCGCGCGGTGGCAGCGCCGATCCCGCACGGGCGGCCAGGCAGCGCAGGGCACGACGACTCGCGAGGTGCCGCTGCGCGCCTGGTAG